The Lysinibacillus timonensis nucleotide sequence AAATCAAAAATACAAAAGTGACTTTCGATTTGTTTGTTTCATCATAATAGGAACGATTCCAGCAGGAGTACTTGGAGTTTTATTAAACGACTTTATTGCAGAAAATGTCAGCATCACCGTTATCGCGATAATGCTATTTGTTACAGGTATTGCCCTATGGTTAATTCGTAATATGAGAGGGAGTAAAGGAGAGCGAAACATTTCAGTAAAGGATGCGGTAATAGTTGGTTTAGGCCAGGCAGTTGCATTAACTCCTGGCATTAGTCGTTCCGGTGCAACGATTATCTCTTCGATTGCAGTAGGCATGAAGCAAGATACCGCACTTCGATTTTCATTCATGCTATACATTCCAGTGAGCCTTGGAGGTATAGTGCTAGGCTTTACTGATTTTTTAGATGAACCGAATAAAGCGGACTTAGCCATTCCTTATTTCTCAGCATTTATTGCGACGTTGTTTATGACCTACTTCGCAATGAGGTGGTTTATGGGTATTATGAAAAATGGAAAACTAAATTATTTCACTTACTATTGTTTCTTCGTTGGAGCATTGCTTTTAATTTTCTTCTAAAATACAATCAATGATTTTCAAT carries:
- a CDS encoding undecaprenyl-diphosphate phosphatase, with the translated sequence MGDSEIIYIIKMIIIGLVQGFTEPIPVSSSGHVMIVSEILGLGEQGFTFAILTNTASLFAILFIYRKDIARLFFNSLKYLKTKNQKYKSDFRFVCFIIIGTIPAGVLGVLLNDFIAENVSITVIAIMLFVTGIALWLIRNMRGSKGERNISVKDAVIVGLGQAVALTPGISRSGATIISSIAVGMKQDTALRFSFMLYIPVSLGGIVLGFTDFLDEPNKADLAIPYFSAFIATLFMTYFAMRWFMGIMKNGKLNYFTYYCFFVGALLLIFF